A stretch of Microbacterium sp. LWH3-1.2 DNA encodes these proteins:
- a CDS encoding replication-associated recombination protein A, with protein MTGPSALFQGLTPLAVRMRPTSLDEVAGQSHLLRAGSPLVTLANPEAAARAATSVILWGPPGTGKTTLAQAIARSSGRRFVELSAVTAGVRDVREVMQEALTQRDLYGQSTILFLDEIHRFTKAQQDALLPGVENGWVVLIAATTENPSFSVISPLLSRSLLLTLKPLTDEDLGMLLDRAVTDARGLSGAVALGDEARAALVRLASGDARRALTALEAAASLATPDEDDAGRIPEISADNVAQAVDRALLRYDRQGDEHYDVISAFIKSIRGSDVDAAMHYLARMIEAGEDPRFIARRLIISAAEDIGLADPQALPIAVAAADAVQFIGMPEGRIPLAEATAYLATTAKSNAAYLAIDAAISDVRSGGFGRVPIHLRDAHYPGAKRLGHGKGYVYPHDAEIGIAPQQYLPDELRGRRYYEPKALGAERDVQARLEKIRRILDGG; from the coding sequence GTGACCGGTCCTTCCGCGCTCTTCCAGGGCCTGACGCCTCTTGCCGTGCGCATGCGTCCGACGTCGCTGGACGAGGTCGCCGGTCAGTCGCACCTGCTGCGTGCGGGATCGCCGTTGGTGACACTCGCGAATCCGGAGGCCGCGGCCCGCGCTGCGACATCGGTCATCCTGTGGGGCCCGCCCGGCACCGGCAAGACGACGCTCGCGCAGGCGATCGCCCGGTCCTCCGGGCGGCGGTTCGTCGAACTCTCGGCAGTGACCGCCGGTGTGCGCGACGTGCGCGAGGTGATGCAGGAGGCGCTGACCCAGCGCGATCTCTACGGCCAGTCGACCATCCTGTTCCTCGACGAGATCCACCGGTTCACGAAGGCCCAGCAGGACGCTCTGCTGCCGGGCGTCGAGAACGGCTGGGTCGTGCTCATCGCGGCGACGACCGAGAATCCGTCGTTCTCGGTGATCTCACCCCTCCTGTCGCGGTCGCTGCTGCTCACACTCAAGCCCCTCACCGACGAAGACCTCGGCATGCTCCTCGACCGCGCGGTGACCGATGCCCGGGGCCTCTCGGGCGCCGTCGCGCTCGGCGACGAGGCGCGGGCCGCTCTCGTGCGGCTCGCCTCAGGCGACGCCCGGCGGGCGCTCACGGCACTCGAGGCGGCCGCGTCCCTCGCGACTCCCGACGAAGACGACGCGGGGAGGATCCCCGAGATCTCAGCCGACAATGTCGCGCAGGCGGTCGATCGCGCACTGCTGCGCTACGACCGCCAGGGCGACGAGCACTACGACGTCATCAGCGCCTTCATCAAGTCGATCCGCGGCTCGGATGTCGACGCCGCGATGCACTACCTCGCCCGCATGATCGAGGCAGGGGAGGACCCGAGGTTCATCGCCCGCCGCCTCATCATCTCGGCCGCGGAGGACATCGGCCTCGCCGACCCGCAGGCGCTGCCGATCGCCGTCGCCGCCGCCGACGCGGTGCAGTTCATCGGCATGCCCGAAGGTCGCATCCCGCTCGCGGAGGCCACCGCGTATCTCGCGACGACCGCGAAGTCGAACGCGGCCTACCTCGCGATCGACGCGGCGATCTCCGACGTGCGGTCGGGCGGCTTCGGCCGCGTGCCGATCCACTTGCGCGACGCGCACTACCCGGGGGCGAAACGCCTGGGACACGGCAAGGGGTACGTGTACCCGCACGACGCCGAGATCGGCATCGCGCCGCAGCAGTACCTGCCAGACGAACTTCGGGGCCGTCGCTACTACGAGCCGAAGGCGCTGGGCGCCGAGCGCGATGTCCAGGCGCGGCTCGAGAAGATCCGTCGCATCCTCGACGGCGGGTGA
- a CDS encoding shikimate dehydrogenase, producing the protein MLSPHASRLEVWGDPIAHSRSPQLHAAAYEVLGLDWAYGRRRVDEASFGDELAGLDDTWRGLSLTMPLKGVAFAAASAHDRRAELTGAVNTLLLAPEGARGFNTDVGGIVRALADDGVTDVPRARIVGAGATATSALVALSELGARDVDVVARRPEAVESLAALGRELGISVAATSFAASVHVDVPLTIATLPGDAPVTDAAADALAGAGGLLLDVVYGHWPTALSAAWERAAGTARSGLGMLLHQALLQIRIFRHGMPDTPLDREAEALVAMRRVLEEPPAA; encoded by the coding sequence GTGCTGAGCCCGCACGCGTCGCGCCTGGAGGTCTGGGGCGACCCCATCGCGCACAGCCGCTCGCCCCAGCTGCACGCCGCGGCGTATGAGGTGCTCGGGCTCGACTGGGCCTACGGTCGCCGCCGGGTCGACGAGGCGTCCTTCGGCGACGAGCTCGCGGGACTGGACGACACCTGGCGCGGCCTCTCGCTCACCATGCCGCTCAAGGGCGTCGCCTTCGCCGCGGCCTCGGCGCACGACCGCCGGGCCGAGCTCACGGGGGCGGTCAACACGCTGCTGCTGGCTCCCGAGGGCGCGCGCGGCTTCAACACCGACGTGGGTGGCATCGTCCGCGCTCTCGCCGATGACGGCGTCACCGACGTCCCACGGGCGCGCATCGTCGGCGCGGGCGCCACCGCGACCTCGGCGCTGGTCGCGCTGTCCGAGCTCGGCGCGCGCGACGTCGACGTGGTCGCCCGCCGACCGGAAGCCGTGGAGTCGCTCGCGGCACTGGGCCGCGAACTCGGCATCTCCGTCGCAGCGACCTCGTTCGCCGCATCCGTCCACGTCGACGTGCCGCTCACGATCGCGACCCTTCCCGGCGACGCACCCGTCACGGACGCCGCCGCCGACGCTCTCGCCGGGGCCGGCGGCTTGCTCCTCGACGTCGTCTACGGGCACTGGCCGACCGCGCTTTCGGCCGCATGGGAACGTGCGGCCGGCACGGCGCGATCGGGACTCGGGATGCTGCTGCACCAGGCCCTGCTGCAGATCCGGATCTTCCGGCACGGCATGCCCGACACCCCGCTCGACCGCGAGGCGGAGGCGCTGGTGGCCATGCGCCGGGTGCTCGAGGAGCCGCCGGCGGCGTAA
- the mltG gene encoding endolytic transglycosylase MltG: protein MPDSSPDGEAVPRSRRAAREAAARQAATGETPTTPAAAGPSERAAAHAAHAATWESLITGSTPVVGTAPGTPAPTPTAPPASAAAVDQPAPGSGFQPVPLRTPRPNTQPIDVEPPVDDDAWIFAAAGVSPAMPYSRGGAAPAAAPATAVAPAAPAARGTTPVRDEDDGSAPSGSLEDLFSGSASTNEIGHAAPPPNKKRRRIGGWIALGVVLLILGGIAAGGLYVWNTYEDKIREVMGWEEPKDYEAGLANGETLVTIVPGDTGLPISQSLYDAEVTKTPDAFYDYLIKSDQNPNFQPGVYKLQKKMTSEAALSALLDPENKQEFTAQIPEGYTVEGTLERISEGTGIPLEQLTAAAADPSAYGVAVDPAVVAAGGQPLEGWLFPATYTFDPSVTAQSAIQTLVDRTKQSLDAAGVPEERRQEILTTASIIQREARAGTDMQKVARVILNRLDPSNQETFGKLQMDSTAQYGYGEMHDGTVSSSEAALNDPNPWNTYVHTGLPVGPIANPGDVAIDAAMHPAEGPWLYFVTVNLNTGETQFSSTYSEHLRYVEQWQQWCRDNPDQGC, encoded by the coding sequence ATGCCCGACTCATCGCCCGACGGCGAAGCCGTTCCCCGGTCGCGCCGCGCTGCCCGCGAGGCAGCCGCGCGACAGGCGGCGACGGGGGAGACGCCGACGACGCCGGCTGCTGCCGGGCCCTCAGAGCGTGCGGCTGCTCATGCCGCCCACGCGGCCACCTGGGAATCGCTCATCACCGGCTCAACGCCGGTCGTGGGGACCGCTCCCGGCACGCCCGCACCCACGCCCACGGCGCCGCCCGCATCGGCCGCCGCGGTGGACCAGCCCGCGCCGGGCAGCGGCTTCCAGCCGGTGCCGCTGCGCACGCCGCGTCCGAACACGCAGCCGATCGACGTCGAGCCGCCCGTCGACGACGACGCCTGGATCTTCGCCGCGGCCGGAGTCAGTCCCGCGATGCCGTACAGCCGTGGAGGCGCCGCGCCCGCGGCTGCTCCCGCGACGGCGGTGGCCCCCGCCGCGCCCGCAGCACGAGGGACCACGCCCGTCCGCGACGAGGACGACGGGTCGGCGCCTTCCGGATCGCTCGAAGACCTGTTCAGCGGCTCCGCCTCCACGAACGAGATCGGTCACGCAGCGCCGCCCCCGAACAAGAAGCGCCGGCGGATCGGGGGCTGGATCGCTCTCGGCGTCGTGCTGCTGATCCTCGGCGGGATCGCCGCCGGCGGCCTGTACGTGTGGAACACGTATGAAGACAAGATCCGCGAGGTCATGGGCTGGGAGGAGCCCAAGGACTACGAGGCCGGACTCGCCAACGGCGAGACGTTGGTCACGATCGTCCCGGGCGACACCGGGTTGCCGATCTCGCAGTCGCTGTACGACGCGGAGGTGACCAAGACGCCCGACGCCTTCTACGACTACCTCATCAAGAGCGACCAGAACCCGAACTTCCAGCCGGGCGTCTACAAGCTGCAGAAGAAGATGACCAGCGAGGCCGCCCTCAGTGCCCTCCTGGACCCTGAGAACAAGCAGGAGTTCACCGCCCAGATCCCCGAGGGCTACACGGTCGAGGGCACACTCGAGCGGATCTCGGAGGGCACCGGCATCCCCCTGGAACAGCTCACTGCTGCCGCAGCCGACCCGTCCGCGTACGGGGTTGCCGTCGATCCCGCCGTCGTCGCGGCGGGCGGGCAGCCGCTCGAAGGCTGGCTGTTCCCTGCGACCTACACCTTCGACCCGAGCGTCACCGCCCAGTCGGCCATCCAGACGCTCGTCGACCGCACGAAGCAGTCGCTCGACGCGGCCGGCGTGCCCGAGGAACGGCGCCAGGAGATCCTCACGACCGCCTCGATCATCCAGCGCGAGGCGCGGGCCGGGACCGACATGCAGAAGGTCGCGCGCGTCATCCTCAACCGGCTCGATCCGTCCAATCAGGAGACGTTCGGCAAGCTCCAGATGGACTCCACGGCGCAGTACGGCTACGGCGAGATGCACGACGGCACGGTGAGCTCGTCGGAGGCGGCGCTCAACGACCCCAATCCGTGGAACACCTACGTCCACACGGGACTGCCCGTCGGCCCGATCGCCAACCCGGGCGACGTGGCGATCGACGCGGCGATGCATCCGGCCGAGGGACCCTGGCTCTACTTCGTGACGGTGAACCTCAACACGGGCGAAACGCAGTTCAGCTCGACATACAGCGAGCACCTGAGATACGTCGAGCAGTGGCAGCAGTGGTGCCGCGACAACCCGGACCAGGGGTGCTGA
- the ruvX gene encoding Holliday junction resolvase RuvX, whose protein sequence is MSGFRRGTRLGIDVGRARVGVAKCDPDGLLATPVETVPRDDASVTRIVALSDEYSAIELYVGLPLNMRGEDTASTQDARDFAGALAAASGLPVRLVDERLSTVSAHAALRSSGRTQRSSRNIVDQVAAVVLLQQALDVEKSTGRPPGTPVPQEPA, encoded by the coding sequence GTGAGCGGCTTCCGGCGCGGCACGCGGCTCGGCATCGACGTGGGCAGAGCCCGGGTCGGGGTCGCGAAGTGCGACCCCGACGGTCTGCTCGCCACACCGGTCGAGACGGTGCCGCGCGACGACGCCTCGGTGACCCGGATCGTTGCGCTCTCCGACGAGTATTCGGCGATCGAACTCTACGTGGGCCTGCCGCTGAACATGCGAGGAGAGGACACGGCGTCGACGCAGGACGCCCGGGACTTCGCCGGGGCGCTGGCCGCAGCGTCCGGGCTCCCCGTCCGCCTCGTGGACGAGCGTCTTTCCACCGTCTCCGCACACGCGGCGCTGCGCAGTTCGGGCAGAACCCAGCGTTCGTCGCGTAACATCGTGGACCAGGTCGCCGCGGTCGTCCTGCTCCAGCAAGCGCTCGACGTCGAGAAGAGCACCGGACGACCTCCCGGAACCCCCGTCCCCCAGGAGCCCGCCTGA
- a CDS encoding ATPase: MKNLVWFLLGIAGGFVAAHFMNKDPRGHEILADVDARITEFTDRIGDAYREQEARFAGIVDDVRDAAAEAAGTAKAAASHAVDAVADAAKSAADTLGD, encoded by the coding sequence ATGAAGAACCTGGTGTGGTTCCTACTCGGCATCGCCGGAGGATTCGTCGCGGCGCACTTCATGAACAAAGACCCGCGCGGTCACGAGATCCTCGCCGATGTCGACGCGCGCATCACCGAGTTCACCGACCGCATCGGCGACGCCTACCGGGAGCAGGAGGCCCGTTTCGCCGGCATCGTCGACGACGTGCGGGATGCCGCTGCCGAAGCCGCCGGCACCGCCAAGGCCGCAGCATCCCACGCCGTCGACGCCGTCGCGGACGCCGCCAAGAGCGCGGCCGACACGCTCGGCGACTGA
- the aroC gene encoding chorismate synthase: MLRVLTAGESHGPELVAVMEGLPAGVPVSRAAIQADLARRKLGYGRGSRMKFEEDELTISSGVVHGTTLGSPIALRIGNTEWPKWVEVMSAEPVELTEKSRGRGAALTRPRPGHADLVGMQKYGFDEARPILERASARETAARVALGALARAFLAELGIRLVSHTLSIGPVQVPEGAALPTPDDVDALDADPLRCFDAATSAAMVAEVDEARKDGDTLGGIVEVLAYGLPPGLGSHVHWDRRLDAKLAQALMSIQAIKGVEVGDGFETTRRRGSAAHDELFVAGDGITRSSDKAGGTEGGMSTGTVLRVRAGMKPIATVPRALRTVDVATGDTASAHHQRSDVCAVPAAGVVAEAMVAVVLADVVLEKFGGDSVAETRRNLEGYLAAIPDALRSAAESDSGLGDHDRAL; the protein is encoded by the coding sequence ATGCTCCGCGTGCTCACGGCCGGCGAATCGCACGGCCCCGAACTCGTCGCCGTCATGGAGGGCCTTCCTGCGGGCGTCCCCGTCTCCCGCGCCGCGATCCAGGCGGATCTCGCGCGCCGCAAGCTCGGCTACGGCCGCGGGTCGCGCATGAAGTTCGAAGAGGACGAGCTCACGATCTCGTCCGGCGTCGTGCACGGCACGACTCTCGGCAGCCCCATCGCACTGCGTATCGGCAACACCGAGTGGCCGAAGTGGGTCGAGGTCATGAGCGCCGAGCCCGTCGAGCTCACCGAGAAGTCCCGGGGCCGCGGCGCCGCGCTCACGCGTCCTCGCCCGGGGCACGCCGATCTCGTCGGCATGCAGAAGTACGGCTTCGACGAGGCCCGTCCGATCCTCGAGCGCGCGAGCGCCCGCGAGACCGCGGCTCGCGTCGCTCTCGGCGCGCTCGCACGCGCGTTCTTGGCCGAGCTCGGCATCCGCCTCGTCAGCCACACGCTGTCGATCGGGCCCGTGCAGGTGCCCGAGGGCGCCGCACTGCCGACGCCCGACGACGTCGACGCGCTCGACGCCGATCCGCTGCGCTGTTTCGACGCCGCGACGAGCGCCGCCATGGTCGCCGAGGTCGACGAGGCCCGCAAGGACGGCGACACCCTCGGCGGCATCGTCGAGGTGCTCGCCTATGGGCTCCCGCCCGGGCTCGGCTCGCACGTGCACTGGGATCGCCGCCTCGATGCGAAGCTCGCGCAGGCGCTCATGAGCATCCAGGCGATCAAGGGAGTCGAGGTCGGCGACGGCTTCGAGACCACGCGGCGCCGCGGCTCCGCCGCGCACGACGAACTCTTCGTCGCCGGCGACGGCATCACCCGCTCGAGCGACAAGGCGGGTGGCACCGAGGGCGGCATGTCGACGGGCACCGTGCTGCGCGTGCGGGCCGGGATGAAGCCGATCGCCACGGTGCCGCGGGCTCTGCGCACCGTGGACGTCGCGACCGGCGACACCGCGTCCGCCCACCACCAGCGCTCCGACGTGTGCGCGGTTCCCGCCGCGGGCGTCGTCGCCGAGGCCATGGTCGCGGTCGTGCTCGCCGACGTCGTGCTGGAGAAGTTCGGCGGCGACAGCGTCGCCGAGACGCGCCGAAACCTCGAGGGCTACCTCGCGGCCATCCCCGACGCGCTGCGCAGTGCGGCGGAAAGCGACTCCGGTCTCGGCGACCATGACCGCGCGCTCTGA
- a CDS encoding dioxygenase, whose product MATGGKDRDARAARERTRLYEARRQFHDGQARRRTRDNLIAGVVGGVLVLGLIAAQTLYFVAGPGAPEPSPSSTPTPAATTPGPTPSATTTPDPSATPTPTP is encoded by the coding sequence GTGGCGACCGGTGGCAAGGACCGCGACGCGCGGGCTGCGCGGGAGCGCACGCGGCTGTACGAGGCGCGACGGCAGTTCCATGACGGCCAGGCGCGCCGTCGCACGCGCGACAACCTGATCGCCGGCGTCGTCGGCGGTGTGCTCGTGCTCGGTCTGATCGCGGCGCAGACGCTGTACTTCGTCGCCGGGCCCGGGGCCCCCGAGCCTTCGCCGTCGTCGACTCCGACTCCGGCGGCGACGACGCCGGGACCGACGCCGTCGGCGACGACCACGCCGGATCCGAGCGCGACACCCACGCCGACCCCCTGA
- the rpsD gene encoding 30S ribosomal protein S4 → MATKSQDRRKVRLSRALGVALTPKAAKYLEKRPYAPGEHGRTKRKQDSDYAVRLREKQRLREQYGIREKQLRIQFNEARRTQGLTGENLVEQLEMRLDALVLRAGFARTTAQARQLVVHRHILVDGQLVDRPSFRVKPGQLIHVKAKSEGIEPFQVAALGGHAEVLPPVPGYLEVELDKLQARLVRRPKRAEVPVVCDVQLVVEYYAAR, encoded by the coding sequence GTGGCAACGAAGTCCCAGGACCGCCGCAAGGTCCGCCTCTCCCGCGCCCTCGGCGTCGCGCTGACCCCCAAGGCAGCCAAGTACCTCGAGAAGCGCCCCTACGCGCCCGGCGAGCACGGCCGCACCAAGCGCAAGCAGGACAGCGACTACGCTGTCCGCCTCCGCGAGAAGCAGCGTCTGCGCGAGCAGTACGGCATCCGCGAGAAGCAGCTGCGCATCCAGTTCAACGAGGCCCGCCGCACCCAGGGCCTGACGGGTGAGAACCTCGTCGAGCAGCTCGAGATGCGTCTGGACGCGCTCGTGCTGCGTGCCGGCTTCGCCCGCACCACCGCGCAGGCGCGCCAGCTCGTCGTGCACCGTCACATCCTCGTGGACGGCCAGCTCGTCGACCGCCCGTCCTTCCGCGTGAAGCCGGGTCAGCTCATCCACGTCAAGGCCAAGAGCGAGGGCATCGAGCCCTTCCAGGTCGCAGCTCTCGGCGGTCACGCCGAGGTCCTGCCGCCCGTCCCGGGCTACCTCGAGGTCGAGCTCGACAAGCTCCAGGCCCGTCTCGTGCGTCGCCCCAAGCGCGCCGAGGTCCCCGTGGTCTGCGACGTCCAGCTCGTCGTCGAGTACTACGCAGCTCGCTAA
- the alaS gene encoding alanine--tRNA ligase: MKTAEIAQRFLDYFEKNGHTIIPSASLVTDDPALLFTVAGMVPFIPYLSGDVPAPYPRAADNQKCIRTNDIEEVGKTPRHGTFFQMLGNWSFGDYFKEGAIRYAWDLLTSPETEGGLGFDQKDLWVTVYEEDDEAHDLWLKLTDLPEERIQRLGKDTNYWSTGLPGPAGPCSEIFFDRGPAYGIDGGPATDDDRYVEIWNLVFMQYEITDVRSKYDFDIVGELPNKNIDTGMGLERIAFIKQGVDNMYETDQVRPVLDKAVELSGRTYGANHDDDVRFRVVADHVRSSLMLMSDGVTPSNDGRGYILRRLMRRVIRSMRLLGVDRPTFEVLFTASRDAMKDAYPVVETDWARISQYALAEEATFLRTLAAGESILDESLTATKAAGGTTLTGTEAFLLHDTYGFPIDLTLEIAEEAGLSVDRGAFDGLMQEQRARAKADARARKRQLADTSVYRDLRAQGETVFTGYTDLEAESQVLGILVDGVSVDRASVGQIAEVILAETALYAESGGQVADKGVIVGPGYELEVLDVQKPVPGLISHTVEVSTGEVGVGQAATTVVDAANRRAARQAHSATHLVHAALRDTLGKTATQAGSLNRAGYMRFDFSWGQSLSDATKTEIEEIANNAVRDNLEVTTRVLPLDEARSLGAMALFGEKYGDTVRMVDIGGPWSRELCAGTHVSTSAEIGLINLVGESSVGASNRRVEALVGLDAFRSLAAERALVSQLTTSLKAPREQLPARIAELQASLKAAEKKIAAFEAKALGDRLPALAAGATRIGDTVVVAESLGNAASADDVRSLALQVRERLGSEAAVVALGAVVNERPVVIVATNDAARAAGAKAGVLAKGAAGVLGGGGGGRDDVAQGGGTDAAALPAALTSVKDALGA, from the coding sequence ATGAAGACCGCCGAGATCGCACAGCGCTTCCTCGATTACTTCGAGAAGAACGGCCACACCATCATCCCTTCGGCATCGCTGGTGACCGACGACCCGGCGCTGCTGTTCACGGTGGCCGGCATGGTGCCCTTCATCCCGTATCTGTCGGGCGACGTTCCCGCGCCTTACCCGCGCGCCGCCGACAACCAGAAGTGCATCCGCACCAACGACATCGAAGAAGTCGGCAAGACGCCGCGACACGGCACGTTCTTCCAGATGCTCGGCAACTGGTCGTTCGGCGACTACTTCAAGGAAGGCGCGATCCGCTACGCGTGGGACCTGCTGACCTCCCCTGAGACCGAGGGCGGCCTCGGCTTCGATCAGAAGGACCTGTGGGTCACCGTCTACGAGGAGGACGACGAGGCGCACGACCTCTGGCTGAAGCTCACCGACCTGCCCGAGGAGCGTATCCAGCGCCTCGGCAAGGACACGAACTACTGGAGCACCGGTCTTCCCGGCCCCGCCGGTCCCTGCTCGGAGATCTTCTTCGACCGCGGTCCCGCATACGGCATCGACGGCGGTCCCGCGACCGACGACGACCGCTACGTCGAGATCTGGAACCTCGTGTTCATGCAGTACGAGATCACCGACGTGCGGTCGAAGTACGACTTCGACATCGTCGGCGAGCTGCCGAACAAGAACATCGACACCGGCATGGGCCTGGAGCGCATCGCGTTCATCAAGCAGGGCGTCGACAACATGTACGAGACCGACCAGGTGCGTCCGGTGCTCGACAAGGCGGTCGAGCTGTCGGGCCGCACGTACGGCGCGAACCACGACGACGACGTGCGCTTCCGTGTCGTCGCGGACCACGTCCGTTCGTCGCTCATGCTGATGTCGGACGGCGTCACGCCCTCCAACGACGGCCGCGGCTACATCCTGCGCCGCCTCATGCGCCGCGTGATCCGCTCGATGCGCCTGCTCGGCGTCGACCGGCCGACGTTCGAGGTGCTGTTCACGGCGTCGCGCGACGCCATGAAGGACGCCTACCCTGTCGTCGAGACCGACTGGGCCCGCATCTCGCAGTACGCCCTCGCCGAGGAGGCGACGTTCCTGCGCACGCTCGCGGCGGGGGAGTCGATCCTCGACGAGTCGCTCACCGCGACGAAGGCGGCGGGCGGCACGACACTGACCGGCACCGAGGCGTTCCTGCTGCACGACACGTACGGCTTCCCGATCGATCTGACGCTCGAGATCGCCGAGGAGGCGGGGCTGAGCGTCGACCGCGGCGCGTTCGACGGCCTCATGCAGGAGCAGCGCGCACGGGCGAAGGCCGACGCGCGGGCGCGCAAGCGCCAGCTCGCAGACACGAGCGTGTACCGCGACCTGCGCGCGCAGGGTGAGACCGTCTTCACCGGCTACACCGACCTCGAGGCGGAGTCGCAGGTGCTCGGCATTCTCGTGGACGGCGTGTCGGTCGACCGCGCGAGCGTCGGCCAGATCGCCGAGGTGATCCTCGCCGAGACCGCGCTGTATGCCGAGTCGGGCGGCCAGGTCGCCGACAAGGGCGTCATCGTCGGCCCGGGCTACGAGCTCGAGGTGCTCGACGTGCAGAAGCCGGTGCCGGGGCTCATCAGCCATACCGTGGAGGTGTCGACGGGAGAGGTGGGTGTCGGTCAGGCGGCGACGACCGTGGTGGATGCTGCGAACCGCCGCGCCGCCCGTCAGGCGCACTCCGCGACCCACCTGGTGCACGCCGCGCTCCGCGACACGCTCGGCAAGACGGCGACGCAGGCAGGTTCGCTCAACCGCGCCGGCTACATGCGCTTCGACTTCTCGTGGGGCCAGTCGCTGTCGGACGCCACCAAGACCGAGATCGAGGAGATCGCCAACAACGCGGTGCGCGACAACCTCGAGGTGACCACGCGCGTGCTGCCGCTCGACGAAGCCCGCTCGCTCGGAGCGATGGCGCTGTTCGGCGAGAAGTACGGCGACACCGTGCGCATGGTCGACATCGGCGGCCCCTGGTCGCGCGAGCTCTGCGCGGGCACGCACGTCTCCACGAGCGCCGAGATCGGACTCATCAACCTCGTCGGGGAGTCGTCGGTCGGCGCGTCCAACCGGCGCGTCGAGGCGCTCGTCGGTCTCGACGCCTTCCGCTCGCTCGCGGCCGAGCGCGCGCTCGTTTCGCAGCTCACGACGTCGCTCAAGGCGCCGCGTGAGCAGCTGCCGGCGCGCATCGCGGAGCTGCAGGCGAGCCTCAAGGCCGCCGAGAAGAAGATCGCCGCGTTCGAGGCCAAGGCCCTCGGAGACCGGCTCCCGGCCCTCGCGGCGGGCGCCACGCGGATCGGAGACACGGTCGTGGTGGCCGAGTCGCTCGGGAACGCAGCATCCGCCGACGACGTCCGCTCGCTGGCTCTGCAGGTGCGTGAGCGACTCGGGTCGGAGGCGGCCGTGGTCGCGCTGGGCGCGGTCGTGAACGAACGGCCGGTGGTGATCGTCGCGACCAACGACGCGGCCCGCGCCGCCGGCGCGAAGGCGGGCGTGCTCGCGAAGGGCGCCGCCGGCGTGCTGGGCGGCGGCGGCGGCGGTCGCGACGACGTCGCGCAGGGCGGCGGAACCGATGCTGCGGCCCTGCCTGCGGCGCTGACCTCGGTGAAGGACGCGCTCGGCGCGTGA